Genomic window (Granulicella arctica):
CATTTATAACTCCACGAAGTTCTTCAAGACCTGTAATCCGACGGCGCTGGACTTCTCCGGATGAAACTGCACACCCATCACATTCTCGTGTTCGACTGCGGCGGTAAAGGGTCCGCCGTAATTTGTTACAGCGGCGGTACTGGAAACGAGCGGCGCTCGCCATGAATGGGTGTAGTAAACGAAGCTGCTGGTGTCGATGTTGCGTAAGAGCCGGGATTTGTTTTTGACCTCTTCAAGAGAGTTCCAGCCAACGTGAGGTGACTTTAGCTCGGCATCTTCAAAGCGCACCGGAAAGCGTTCGCATGCGCCGGCGAAATGACCAAGTCCGGGCGTTCCGTCAGATTCTGTCGAGCCTTCGAAGAGCCATTGAAGACCAACGC
Coding sequences:
- the hisH gene encoding imidazole glycerol phosphate synthase subunit HisH, which gives rise to MIAVIDYKAGNLTSVVKALTYLDAGEITVTQDPEVVLQASRIVLPGVGHFRSTQLLTDLGLTEATRQAIKKGSYFLGICVGLQWLFEGSTESDGTPGLGHFAGACERFPVRFEDAELKSPHVGWNSLEEVKNKSRLLRNIDTSSFVYYTHSWRAPLVSSTAAVTNYGGPFTAAVEHENVMGVQFHPEKSSAVGLQVLKNFVEL